From the genome of Falco cherrug isolate bFalChe1 chromosome 10, bFalChe1.pri, whole genome shotgun sequence:
GGACTAGGGTTCTTGAGGGTACTATTTCTACTACCCTCCTCAAGTAAATAATCTGAAAAAGTTATTAAATTCTGGTTTGGATATCACTTGTTAGTCCTTGAGGGAAACATTGCCTTTAAAAGGAAACTGTccccaaaatacagaaaaggaaatatgatTAATATTTAACATACCAGTGGTTACTATGTTTGTGTACTGATAATGTCCCAAGTCTAATGACATAGCTGGTGtctcttttctgtgcttcagatCCTGTCTATGTGGTGTCTATGGAGAACAAACCCAATGTGACAGAGTTCATCCTCTATGGACTGACACGAGACAAGACATTAGCAAAAGTGTGCTTGTCATTATTCTTAGTCTTCTATGGCACTATCATTCTTGGAAACCTGCTTATCATCATTACTATAAAGACAAGTGAACAGCTGAGTTCTCCCATGTACTTCTTCCTCGGTTTCTTGTCTTTTGTAGATATCAGTTACTCTACTGTCACAGCTCCCAAACTAATTTATGACCTTCTTGTTGAGCAGAAGACAATCTCTTTTGTGGGCTGCATAGCTCAAGTGTTTGCAGGCCATTTCTTTGGGTGCACTGAGATCTTCCTTCTCACAGTGATGGCCTATGACCGTTGCATTGCTATATGCAAGCCGCTTCATTACACAAATATTGTGAACAAACATGcctgtggctggctggtggcagcTTCTTGGGTGGGAGCCCTTGTACACTCAGTGGTGCAGACCCTGCTGGTCATTCAGCTGCCATTTTGTGGGCCCAATGAGATTGACCACTATTTCTGTGATGTTCACCCTTTGATGAAGCTGACCTGCACTGACACCTACATCATTGCTGTCAGCGTGGCTGCCAATAGTGGTGTGATTTCCGTGagctgttttgttgttcttgttgtgTCCTATGCTGTTATCTTGGTTTCTCCGAGGACACGCTCTTCTGAAGGGCGTCTCAAAGCACTCTATACATGTACTTCCCACATCACCGTTGTAGTTCTGTTCCTTGGTCCGTGCATCTTCATCTATATGCGCCCTTCCACCACCTTCTCAGCAGACAAGATAGTCTCGGTCTTCTACACCATCATCACGCCTATGCTCAATCCCTTGATCTACACTCTCCGAAACGAAGAGGTGAAAAATGCTATGAAAAAGTTGTGGAGCAGAAAAGTGAAGAGGAGTGAGAGATGAAACCACATAGCGTATGTGTGTAAGATGGTGTGAGCTTAAGATGGTGTGAACTTAAGATGGTGTGAGCCTAAGACACcatggggagggagagagaagtgTTCAGAAGAGACTTTCCAGTGATGTTGCTCTGCTTTTGCACAGCTGTTCAGAATAGGGCTGACACAAAATTCAAGGTTTTATGTAACTGCTTTTTTGGGACCTGTCACTCAAAAGGATGTGACGTTCTTGTCAGCTACGAAACCTGAGCACTGGGGAAGTCTTGTGGCATTTGCTTTCAGGCACCTCGTAGCTGTATCTTGGGTCTTTGTCCAGGCTTCTCCTGGCATTAGGAGAAGCAGCCAAGTATTTTgagaggtttttctttcttactagCAACTAAAACCTTTGGACTGGACAGTAGCATCTCCTTACATTTCTGCACAAAGGTGGTACTAATCTTCCAAGAGTAAACAAACCTTTCAGTCCAGCACAGTATTGGCAGCTTTTATCTAACATATTTTGATGTGTTAACAGGAGGTCTCTAGAACTAAGCAAGCCGTTAAGGAAAGCCAGAAGCCTTTGCTCAAATGGGATTAATTTCATGGCAAACTAGGACCGTGAGAGAAGTAGGAGGTTGTATTAGGTCTCCAAATGACAGGGAGAGATGGCAAGTTGTACTGAAACACCAATAAATAAACaccaatatttaaatattaaaaagagtTTCCCTGTACTATAAACCTAAAATTCTGGCTATTCTTGCTTGGATCAATTTCATTTAAAGGAGCCCTGTTGTCTAACACCTTTCTGAGACCTTGAGTTTATTTCATAGGTGACCTTTATAACCTACCAGGGCAGCAATCTGAGCACTGTTAAAGACCATAGACGCTGACTGATCCCCACTCCAGTGGAATTATCAAGACAGTTTTCATAGCTTTAGTTAGATATTAGATGAAATTTAATGTTTTGTCCAGTACTCTGGAGCCATTACACTGGTACTACCTAAAGGATATGTATCTCAGTGGAAATATGAGCATTAAATACCTGATCATGCTGAAACACAACCAAGTTCCTAGCCGAACACCGAGAGCATTCCTCAATTTCCTAACAAGAATGTTACTGTTTGGTTGacattttcctcagccatttccAGTACAGAAATGTAGAAATGCCCGTAGAATCTGATGAGTCTGGGCACTGCTCTTCTACTGGTTGCCTGTGGTCAAGGCAtgaattttctaaattttctaaAAGATTCTATTGGCACTAATATTTTgagagggaaagcagaggaacagaATGTCCTTCAAATAGTTGACAACTCACTCATTTGCCTCAAGGGTGACACATGGAGATTGAATACAGCAATAAGCCCTCATTACTTTATGATGGTAGTAAAATTAGAAGTAAACCAAGACTACTCGGACAGAGTTTTTATAATTTCTCCATATTTCCAGACAGagtaggaagagaaaaaggtaaCAATGactgaaagaagaggaagagttTATCTTTCCTGCTGTTAGGGTGTAAAGACAGGCATATAGTCACCAAGATTTCCTTTCTAGTTTTCCAGGTTCTTCCTAACTGGAAGAGGCTACTCATTTCACCTCCTGAAGATGTAGCAGAAATGGCCATAAAATTCAGTaatcacatttcttcttttactaGATTGCATGCTTTCAGAAACTAGTTTCCAGTCTTTAAAGTTCATGCCATGTGTTTGGTTTACCTTGGCTAACTGCTGGACAACCCCCCAGTCCCTCTCTCACTCACCCTCATCAagaggacagggggagaaaatgagataaaatagttaaagcttgtgggttgagaCAAAGACAGGGGGATCTCTTATGAATGAACATCACGGGCAGACCAGTCAGTTCAAGCTGATTTGAACTCGAGCCACAGTTCTCACTGGCATACCACTGGTATCTTTGGACTGTGCAGACCTTCCTTTGTTATAAGGAATGAACACTCgtattattttatctttagaTCTCATCCCGATGAGGCATTGATCCAGTCTATCCCTGAGTGACTGCAGTCTCCCACCAATGCTACCTGTCCTAACTCTGCAGCATCTCTCATCTCAAGCAACATTTCCTGATGCCTGACACTGTCTCAATGGTAGTACAACCCTACATGTATGTTTTTATTGCCAGAGACTTGTTTTTTCATACAAAAGGCTTCTGAGTGCTTAGAAGCATGTGACGCCTTATTCTCTCCTTATCAGCCTTCAGGACTCCACACACAGAAGGTCACTGAGCAAATTGATGTGCTGTTGCACACCAAGGGACCCAACCACCAAAACTGTTTAATAAGGCCCTTGGGTAGCTGCTTGGAGTTTGGTAATGACACAGTTCTCACAGGTCCAGCTCCACTGGCAGAAAACTGTCTTTTGCCCATGTTTACTTCCAGTATGTTACCGGAGCATTTATATattgtgctgggatgggatgacTTTAGGGAGAAGGCAGATGTGGGAAACACAGAGGTCAGTTCAGAAAGCCTTGGAGGTGTTGCCTTGTTGGATCTTTCTGTCCATATGATAGATAGAAAATGAGACATCGATATCATCACAGTAACATTTGCTTGCAAcctgtgagaaaaagaaaaatcacttgaaAAGCTCCTGAAACAAATTTCTGTGCAACAAGAAACTTAAACAAGGGCCAGAATGTGGGAATTAtaagcaggaggaagaagagtgGAACAATGCCCTGACCTGTCAGATGAATAACTTGAAACAGATTTGGAGTGAATGATTTAGAATGTTTTCAGACAACAAATGCCATGGAGTTCATTTCATGTTGATTGCATTGGATTCATCTAGCATGGAGCGGGTATCTGGTCTCCATCTATACTCAAGGACTGCAGTACTATTTTCTATGGGATATGTCATCTCACTATAGTGTAATGATCTAAACAAGGTAAACCAAGTCATGCCTTTAAGGTGTTTATTCCTCTTCATTGACTGTACAGGGAGCCAGAGCTGTTGTGCTCACACTGCGATGCCTGTTCTGCAGGTCTCTGTCTAGTGCAATGTCAGGATTCACCTGATTCACCAGTTCACCCTCTCTGGAAGACTACTGAGCCCTTGAGAGAGGCAGCGAGGGAAAAGCGGAATCATTTCTAAACTGGTGCTGTGACTTGCAGACATATATTCCAAATTGTGCAAAGGGAatgggaaggcaggagaagaGAGGTGGACCGTGCTCCTTGCAAACACTGCTCACCACAATTTATAATGTGACACTGCTTTCCCTAGCAGGCAGAAGAGCAGTAAATGCACCATGCTCTATCATCCATGAACCTTGGAGCTGTAGTGCATCCCCTTCTCTCCCTGGTCAGCCCATGACTTCGCCCCACACGTATGCTATGGGAGCCTGAGCTGAAGCGATGGCACCAGGAAACTTCTCCCATGTGACTGAATTCATCCTTCTGGGACTTTCTGATACAAGGGAGTTGCAAGtcctcttcttcatcttcttcttcCTGGCCTACATCATGGTTCTGCTGGGGAACCTTCTCGTCTTTGTGACAGTCAGGACTGACCCCAAGCTGTCCTCACCCATGTACTTTCTCCTCTGCAATTTATCCTTCATAGATATCTGCTACATTTCTGTCACCTCTCCCAGGTTGATGGTGGACCTGCTCTCCCAGAAGAAGGCCATTGCATTTGCAGACTGTATAgctcagctgttttttctgcacTTTCTTGGGGCATCAGAGATGTTTCTCCTGACTGTGATGGCATATGATCGCTACGCTGCCATCTGCAAGCCCCTGCACTACACAGCCATCATGAGCCGGCCAGTGTGCTG
Proteins encoded in this window:
- the LOC102050797 gene encoding olfactory receptor 4S2-like — encoded protein: MENKPNVTEFILYGLTRDKTLAKVCLSLFLVFYGTIILGNLLIIITIKTSEQLSSPMYFFLGFLSFVDISYSTVTAPKLIYDLLVEQKTISFVGCIAQVFAGHFFGCTEIFLLTVMAYDRCIAICKPLHYTNIVNKHACGWLVAASWVGALVHSVVQTLLVIQLPFCGPNEIDHYFCDVHPLMKLTCTDTYIIAVSVAANSGVISVSCFVVLVVSYAVILVSPRTRSSEGRLKALYTCTSHITVVVLFLGPCIFIYMRPSTTFSADKIVSVFYTIITPMLNPLIYTLRNEEVKNAMKKLWSRKVKRSER